Within the Gigantopelta aegis isolate Gae_Host chromosome 8, Gae_host_genome, whole genome shotgun sequence genome, the region CTCTCACTGGTGTTGGTTGTGTTATGATTCAAACCAAGAGGTTGCTTGTTCAAAGCAGGATGTGTGTATTCAAAGTAAAAGGATGCTTATTCAAAGCTAAGGGTTGTTAATTCAATGCAAGAGGTTGCTTAAATTCAAAGTAGGAGGTTGCTTATATTCAAAGTAGGAGGTTGCTTATATTCAAAGTAGGAGGTTGCTAAATTCAAAGCAGGAGGTTGTTTATTCAAAATAGGAGGTACTATTGGATCGTGATAAGAAAGTAGGTTTATACATCATGCTTCTGCTTATGATGTCTATGTCTCTCTGTTAGTGgaataaaatcagttttatcCTACAATTTCTGATGAGATGTACCTTTAACTGCACAACACATTGTACAGGAGCATCTAGCTGAGCAGGATTCGAGTTGATGAGATAGTTCCAACTTACAATTATCCCAAAATGCTTGATAACCGATATTTAAAAGAACATTTACAAACAATTAATCTTTCTACCCAAGTTTTCAAgaatagtatataataattatatgatttttCCATTGGTCCATTTCTTGAACCATAATCCCTTAAGAAGTGTTTATGACATTTTACTTTAGATACTAGttgattattaaaaattaaattggtaTGAACAGGATACGTTTTACGAGTAAATAGCATTGTTTTGAGGATTTTGTAGCTAAATTTCATGAACGATTGGTTTGCCCATTTCCTAATTTAATTAAATCGCATCAGCTTCAGTATACTCTCGTAACCTCTTGAACTCGTGTGAActtttttgtaaatgtgaatagTCCTTTACATTCATTAAGAGGACTGttctgagtttgttgccattgttaagatgctgctgactaatattttatgcccaaaaatatatttaataagtaattacagttgttaaaatgtctctgGTAGTCGACAACATCGTAACTGCAGGAAACGTataacagtccctttaaaattaaaaaatatatacgaaCCAACTGCCATCATTGCAACACAGCACACTATCTCAGGAATTTCATTCCATCCTCTCTTGATCAGCGACATGcctaaagaaaaagaaaaatcaatgatttaaataaatgtataaaatatacatctCTAACTGTGTTATGCTTCAAAATCTGTACAGTTTGGTTTTTTGTGCACGGTTTGCTGAATCAGACCTTATGTTTTGAAAACCACAGGCGAGAGAAAAATcgccaacccctgcaattgcccacggtaATCGGCTATGCTGTGGAGGTATTAATTCTCCACGgcacttttttgccttggaccagtgttcgagattaacggtatcccgatatcccggggataccagaatttaattttggatgccagacttcaataacccagtattccaccgggataccatataatgttgttgattatttttaatcctgcgtttttatttttcgctgaaacaatgaaagttgtTATTTACTGGTGcagttaagtaacagtgtcgtccaagtgtgttacaatgttatttatgaatttcatttaagtgggatactaaattctcaggtgggataccagattttgaaatgttagtatccaactgggatactgtcCAAAattgttaatctcgaacactgcttgGACTATTTAGACTTTTTTTCAATGGCTTTTTTTTTGCCgtgaacattttcttaatttcaCTGGTTGATCGCACACATCAAAACTCTTAGTCAAGTGAAAAATAACACTCTTAACAATACTAAATGTATGTAAAAACCAAGAATTAATTTGTCATGGAAACACAATTAAATAAGAATTAGCTCATTTTATGACGGGCTTTCAGTTTGATCCTCAAAGACACCACAGCCTTTTAGtttaatatactagttgtggggTACTTGATAGGATGTGAAACACCCAATGGGTCACCTGATGAGGTTCAATCCCATGACACgtgcacctcaggtgagcactctaccaactaatATAGACAGTATATCCCACCCCATTGTACAGGTACATGTAGCTGAGGGTAGGTGTTTATTGTattactgtgtgtgtggggggggggggggggggggggggggagagatgaCAAAAACACCTAATCAAATAAAGGCCTGTAATTAATTCTATTGATAAAATTATACTTTATTGTTGGGacatttatatgtttatatgaaattttaatTCAAGAATTAAGCAACAAGGGCAGAGTTCAGCCAAGCCAGTCAGAAAaacagtgttcaagattaacggtatcccaatatgcatatcccggggataccaaaatttaattttggataccagacttcaaaaacccagtatcccaccgggataccatataatattgggttttttaatcctgcgtttttatttttcgctgaaacaataaaagtcgtcatttactggtgaaaataagtaacattatttttaagctCGTACCCAGtttaatgctacactggagcaatagcggcgtagcaatagactattgtttttgttggatgtttcctcccatcaaattttatttgagatattgattccacatctacAGAACATTGATACAGGTAGGccggtttatcattagtaatgtcagaaacacttgtaaattactgctaaatattaatttatgtcagtatattacgcaaaaatagatgcagcaaatcttgTTTTGCCGATTCCATTTGATTGCGAATTCATTTAAATGGGATACTAAATTcgcaggtgggataccagattttgaaatgttggtATCCAATTGGGATATTGCCCAAAAatattaatctcgaacactggaaaaacgtccgctaaacATTTCCATGCACTTCACTTTAATGACCACTtcggaaaccagtcaaaatacAATGTAGTTCGCAAatgttagtgaaaaaaaagaattttttttaacacgTCTATGTTCCTCTGCCATACAGATCTGTGTTACAAACGGTTCTGACATCTATTACTAGATCTGTGTTACAAACGGTTCTGACATCTATTACTAGATCTGTGTTACAAACAGTTCTGACATCTATTACTAGATCTGTGTTACAAACGGTTCTGACATCTATTACTGAGTACACGCTAGCATTTTTAGCCAACAGTAATTACACAagattttattccaaacatgggatgccataataatgATAATCTCAAACATATTTCTTGTGTCACTTgtcatttgtatgtgtgtacacTAGTCACAAGGTAGCcaccttacccccccccccaccccaccccacccatatAGTCATGGGTGTTACCATAAACTTTTGAATGGGGTTCATCTTTGTACTGAACCAGTAAAGTTTATGGCTAATATTTAAGGTTTctttccaaaacaaaaaaccgctGTAAAGAAAACACATGTCCAAGAGGGGGGTTCATCCCCACCCTTCTGAACCCCCTCCTGTGATGCACCtggtaattgtttttcattttcttcaaaaataataaatcctaGCTcaaactgtgtttttgtttttaatatcatcttgtttgttgattataatgacagtgtttctgtcagaaagaaatttttgggtatggcgctatggaattgaatgtaaccacagtcaacaagggATATGAGGACctaccccagaaagaaaatgggttacgtttagggttaggattaagaaaatcatacaataatgataaagagtaattaattttgtcaaaaagttaacttaaaaaaataaaatctgcaaaaacaatttgggtacggcgccatacccgttttaccctctggcagaaatcctgaATGACCATTTTTCAAAACTTATAAAGTTGTATTTCATATgaatatgtctgacaccaaaACAAGACCGGCCTCcttggcgtcgtggttaggccatcgttctacaggctggtaggtactgggttcggatcccagtcgaggcatgggatttttaatccagatactgactccaaaccctgagtgagtgttccgcaaggctcaatggttaggtgtaaaccacttgcaccgaccagtgatccataactggttcaacaaaggccatggtttgtgctatcctgcctgtgggaagagcaaataaaagatcccttgctgctaatcggaaagagtagcccatgtagtggctacaacgggtttcctctcaaactctgtgtggtccttaaccatatgtctgatgccatataaccgtaaataaaatgtgttgagtgcattgttaaataaaacatttctttcttttttctttccatgCATATTTTCCCCTGTACAAAGTGACAAAAGGATGGAATAAAGTTTATATAACAATGGTGCCCTACTTCAGTACTTGGTTCATACAATGtatacagggttgaaaattaacatgaaaatcaTGGTCGCCAGCATGGGCAAGTTGAagaaaatcttactggcccttcttaAATTCAAcaagccctccaattatcaaactgaaattGAACATTAGAatgtttgttgttaaataataaccatgtacttaccgtatatagtctgtttgtgtcaaaagaaaacataataaataaatctataaagttcaaattcatattaaaaacatattataaagttttaaacccataccaactgaaaaaacattttaaaaaaaagaaatccattataaataaaaatgtttctgtaAAAAGAACgattaaattatatacaaattaaatatcatttttaatacagaggtgaaaacaaaatgctagaacagccaaggcaTGTAGCTTAACTTGCATTGTctatgaagtaaaatataattcacaAAGAACTAAAGGCAGTCTTCTTTATGGTGATGCAAGAGTGATGAaatttccagtaaaggatttcttcaggagtggctgtcctccagtagatgaggcactagattgagatccatggaatcatccactattttgccaaatgctcaTTCAACTCAAATTTTGTAGAGATATGGCCCTGgtcatgtattacagttttgtcgttcagattaccttggatttTCTGTCAATTTCCTTAAAATATGTATCAGAaaagaagatttaacctatTCAGTTTGATGGTAACTTGTaaagaattttctttttaatttggaCTGATACTGTTTCCTCAAATTTTTTAGtttgagatggtatgggtttgaaacttaataaattaatatgtttttatacgaattttatctttaatcattatgaagttacatgccaattcatcggttcccttttgacgcaaacagaCAATAgtctcaaaattaatattttttgccTCTGTAAAAtgtgatagtgtgtgtgtgtgtgtgcgtgtgtacgtgTCAGTgttcccgatatcccggggatacccaaatttaattttggataccagacttcaataacccagtatcccactgggataccatataatgttttttttgggtttttttaatcctgcgttttaatttttcgctgaaacaatgcaagtcgtcatttactggtgaagttaagtaacagtgtcgtccaagtttgttacaatgttatttatgaatttcatttaagtgggatactaaattctcaggtgggataccagattttgaaatgtttgtatccaactgggatactgcccaaatttgtaatctcgaacactgtgtatgtgtgtgtgtgtgtgtgtgtgtatacatgtgtgtgtgtgtgtgtttgtgtatacatgtgtgtgtgtgtgtgtgtgtgtgtgtgtgtgtgtgtgtgtgtgtgtgtgtgtgtgtgtgttaatttgGATATTTgaaatgctacagtagtaggctactaaaaataaatgtcgAAAGCaaaataaatctgtgaaaaaacaaacattttcccaaaatatacaatttacttttttatcatattacaaagcataaacCTATTAAAAgcatacttattgtttattatagtaATCTTTGTACAGTTATTGCATCATGTAAGTCTTGGTGTGAAGACATTAGATCTTGTCTGTTCTTATGTCATGTTCTACGTCTTcagctgccagatctgtagttcgcgccagaaCAGAcagcggtgtgttttgtcacattcgattcagtttcggtgtgtttcttttttaactggcaCCATAttcgccagaccctaaaatcgatggtcacCCAATGGACTATCTTTGTAAAAATTTTTAGTAATCCtcagccaataaaggtcgccacgggtATAACAATAAAAAGTTGTGGAACgttttgtacatttatgtaatGCTTGGCTAAAGTATCTGAAATGTACGTCCAACACCATGGAGTTGCCCTAAGCTGAGTCAACACAAGGTTCCATTTTGTCCATAGAttttggtgccgttttagccaacgCTATAGGTTCTGTTTTGTCCAATTTAGTTCTGTTTTTGCTTGGGGCCATTTTGGCACAGTGCCGTTTTCGCTATAACCCAGCAATTTTACAACAACGGTTATGGGGCCAAAATTGACGGGTCAAAACCTCTGAGGCCGAACATGCACCAGGGCCGAAATGTCTCGAAAGTGTTTTGGCACTGTGCTgatcaacaaaataaataaatggtagGACTTTCCTCTGGCACTCAGCcacacattataaatacttatcataggTAACAAGTTATTTcgcccttattactagttcaccTGATTCATTTTGAGCAGGGTCGATTCGTACCTCCAGTCGAGTCATTTCGCCCCATGTTTTGATTCCCATGAAACGACCCGGATTCTAAGgtataatttagttttatttccaaTATCATTTACTCAAGCAATGTACAAGAAATACATAGAGGCCttagataatatacagacaatgtattcacattcataattaatttatgaacagtcacactgcatactactgatgtactgtggtttcttattaaatatactacatacccagCTGAGGTTCAAACACCGAGTATGGTATGTTGATTTCGCCTAGCTTCagctgacagaaagtaaacagctgatacggcattaatatccaaagacagaaaattacctaatatttggtaatcattaatgaataaacagaagaaaataaataaattcaaaactataataaatatatttattttgggggcgaaacgactcagTACGAATGAGATTTAGGGTGAACCAACCCTAGGTGAATAGGACTAAGGGCAGAACAACGCAGagttcgaaatggttttagggcgaaacgacctggattcttattcataaatagttagggttagggttagtgacagtgccaaaggaaagtccttccccACCCTTGATATACAATCGACAGAAGAGCTTATGTCGAATTTTGGATTCTTAACTTAAACTTCATTGTCAATGACAATGTCAAACACCACTCAGTCAGTCATTCAACATTGACTTAAAAACAAGTCATTGACATCCTCGAGACAATCTCACTTTATTTATGATTAatgaattgtttgttttaatcatATTGTTAGAGatgaggattttttttttaaaacaatataaaattgttAAGACACGATTGAATATtggcaaaaatattaaaaatacctttaaaacaatataaaattgttAAGACACGATTGAATATtggcaaaaatattaaaaatacctgcAGTAGCTCCTTTTCTGCTCGCCATTTTGCTTTTTGGTTGTACCTAAAAACCCATATCTATTTTTGTGGTATTTTCCTAAACAATGTAGAGCGCCTAATTTTATTATAACTAGAGAAtgatacatgagtggccgttagataccatttatctcacaacgagttgttttaaaatgtatctaacgagcaaaagcgaatttgatacgtttttaaacagcGAGTTgggagataaatggtatctaacggacacgattgtattattctatttcttacatatcctcaaaaacaagttttaagcaatttttaacatctttttcgactaaaagttatttacagccgttgcacttggcagtgtagctaacttacgcgtcacagacacaagATTGTctggttaactatacgtcacagtgtaatctgtttccaccgtgttgtttttcattggatgcatggcactgatgccccgttccacgaagcgatcttagcactaagaccACCTTAaagcataaggtagctatgcacttaaggtgatcttagggctaaggtcgctttgtggaacggggccctggtcatcacctagaagcagccagtcgtatgtcttgaaattgttaacacacgtacgtgtataAACAACCCATGTGGAATGTGCTGAAAGTTAATGttagtttgtaatatatttaaatttatagaTAATTTCCATGTTTACACTATTTATTTTAAGCTTTttctactttttaaaatttcaacgGTCAGAATCAAAGTTTATGGATGGTGTGGTATTTTAGACCCAATCTTAAGCGCTAAATCGAGGTCGAGTTCAGACAACACGTACACCACCCGAGTGTGCTAAAATTATGCTATTTTATGCTAAATATTCTTTATCATATGACATAACGTCACATaagtatatatgtaactatagtattagTACCAGGagtttctgtttgggggtacctgtgcttcaggcagagagagagagagcaaaaaataaaataaaataataaccgTTCGTGAAACACATAAATTGTTCGCGAACGTAATGTTGCCTCGCTATTGCTGAACACAGAAGGCTATCAAACAAGATGTCTGCGCCCACGAAGGAACATGCGAATCATTACTCGTCAAGCGCTAATGAAAAAGTATCGGTGGAAAAGCCATGCCGCTCATGTACCGATTTTAAAACATGGATGAAACTAAAAGGGAAGTCCACTGAGGTGATCGAGTGATactggaatatttaaaaaactaaaatgtttcgtggaaacaaaacgtttattcTTTATCATGTTTAAATGTTGTCGTCAAGGTCAGAAAAGCTTAcgtaatataaaatatgatatgACTTTTGGCAATCTGAATACTAGTATTCGAAATTTGCCTAGAATTTGTTACAGTGAAAATcagaattttatttgtattaattatattatggtTTTTTGTTGgccttttttttctccatcAGAACAACAATAAtcagtgataattaataatgaaaataaaagtaagCATGGGTCCCAGATGGGCTATTTCATGttctatccagtgcaccatgactggtatatcaaaggccgaggtatctgatatcctgtctgtgggactgggatggtacatataaaatatcctttcttactaatagaaaaatgttgcggATTTCCCtgctaagattatatgtcacaattaccaaacgttttacatctaatagccgaaGATAAATGAATCAgtgtactccagtggtgttgttaaataaaaacaaaatttaactgaTGATTCGTggtacttaataattgtattaaaacagCTTTGTagttgaagaaatgttttaattgttacttgagcaaaaaatgcaatgttttttttcatacataattCATGCAATCAAAATTGCACGTGTGCTTACAATCGGCCTACCCCTGCTTACTGTTCAAACAATGTAACTATTGAGTTGCATTATTTAGTATTTTCAAGTATAGATGTACAAAATGTCAAGAGCAAAGTATATATGGCTGCAATTTGCTTGGTTGAATTTATGTCTTGAAGCAATCAATAAAAAAGGaactgtttttataattattttcattgatTTAGCAGTCAGCAGATAGCTGTatggtgtttaaaatattgcttgaAAGATAAGGTGGGACAAACTTCTGTTTTGCTTTTTAAATAGCtttggttgtttttattttttatctaaatattttataaatatgccaataattttaatatcattttattacagAAATGTCATgtagtatttgaaaaaaatttataatatgaaatactgtatatatttgcaaatacatgtatgttcacgAAATTTACAAGAAGCTGCAGAAATCGCAAACATTCTGATAGCATAGCGAATGCAATTATATACCATTTCAAATTTAGCAGTGAAAATATGCTTACagatagataaaaaaaacccaccataatACATCACACTATATTACGTTATGTAATGTGAATCCTCTCCCACCCCCAGTGAGCCTGTTTAATacctcatccccccccccccccccccccccccccccaaataccTGCAGTTCATGTGGTTTTATACGGCAAGTGACACACAGGTATATTCTAACTACGGGATTTGTTTGAGTACATGTATTGAGCGGAAATTTTGTGCATAGCTTTACCAGGTACGGTTtcagataaagtttgactttcgtgatgattttttattgattttttttaagggAAAAGCTATCGACGAAAAGCATCTATCAACATGCCCATTGGACAAGAACGAGCTGGGACGCAACACATGGTCTTTCTTGCATACTATGGCAGGGTATTACCCCAGAACACCATCCGTACAGGAGAAGTTGAATATGACTCAGTTTATGCAGCTGTTTGCTCAGTTCTACCCTTGTGATTACTGTGCCAAAGATATGAGAAATGAGTGTGTATTAAGaatagaaataatattaattttaacatttttagaaAACATAATAGTTTTATGACTCATCATGCTAGGCACAAGTTTTTGGCATAACTTGCAAGTCACAAAAAGATATGAAATATTCGCAATCTGAATTTCAAAATTCAGACTTCTTATTTTAACTTTTGAGTCATTATCATACTTCTTACACTCAAGTGGGAGTCAAACCGAAcattagatatatattatatttactgaAATAATGGTTGTTATacttatacttttaaaaattgcatttcatAGCACTGGAAGAAAGGAAGATAGTgacataactaatatatatgtatctatgctaatttttgttgggttttttttttttttttttttttttccaaactgCAGCTCTCCTAAATTTGGTTTTAATGAATTATCTCCCTTCGATCATTCTGATTTAATTCCTtgagttaataattattataaatattgtaatgtatattaaaaataaaaattgtttatgCATGTAATTAGAAATTCATGGACAATACATGTTTTAGTGTCAAATTAACAGAGAACAGTTTGAAATAGTAAAGTGTCatggccgtaccctccgggggggcagggggggcagctgccccccctgagaatcttgtcctttttttttttttttttatatatctccagtaatagcatagaaatgtttaatctttatagtatgttaaaaattatttataaaatttagtgcccccccatggattttggtcagggtacggccctgagtGTTGAACACCAAACAGATAATGTTGAAAATTTGCCGAGATGTAgttacacaaatattaaaatctttTGTCACTATAGCAGCTATTTACAgtggacattttgttttcaaaatttacaTTAGGTACAGTCGTTAAatgaattgaaaattgattagcaagtattttttaatattttagaattgtgaaGAGATCTCTGAACTTTTTCATCTCGAATCACAGTGTGATACTGAAGAAAGTATTCcctcatttaaagggacataccctagtttttaaacactaaggcatatttttgactattatagctgtttttgataactgaactcatactttacttagattttatggtttagattatcaatttctgtacattcgaagtatttatggtcatcctggtgtttttaatatcacaaaatacatttctcatatttttaaaaacgcatgtgcgtctgagaagtaacagttatggagtcgagttttagtctatttttagaggttatttcaccatttcaaagtcacagactcatgtttcactcaattgtaactatatccaaatgtgttacaggtttgtagattaactaaacttagtgttaattttcacgcatgaaactagggtctgtccctttaataccgcttttactgtacatgtatgttaagaaGACTGTTCTGAATTTGCTGCCACTATAAGTTATATCTCAGGTCTCGTAATAGCaagtaaaatatggcttgttgatagattttgaaaaatacaaatgtagcaggctaaaagaaatatgtcctgctttgaaagaaagaaagaaaaatgttttatttaacgacgcactcaacacattttatgtacagttatatagcgtcaaacatatggtcaaggaccatacagatattgagagaggaaacccgctgtcgtcacttcatgggctactctttttgattagcagcaagggttctttagtaattcagatacaaatgaaaaggttaatgaACTTAATGGGCAACGACATTCAAACGGGAATCTTAAGATGAGCAattttcgtagcttttctccTATCATAAATATGAAAAGATTATCTTTGTGTGCTAGAACAAACTTAAAAGCTACCAGGCAAATAAAAATTAGGTTTGTTTGTCCTAACCCGACCGACCCTTGAAAATCGACTCCGTGTCAAAATCCTTTTTGACCTCTTTTTggggatgatttttttttttttttaaatatttaatcagTTACAACTGGGACAGTGTAAGGGGAGAGTTTGGAACAGTGTGTGAAAAAATATGGATGTCTCTGAGATGTGCATGtgtattttagaacattatggaattaaaatataacagaatcacaaGCTAAAAAGTAGATGACATAATCATACATGCAtctgtctttttaaaaaaaagggcttgcaattttttttgggggggttttgcaGGCCACCATTTCTAGCCTTGTAACTATAGACTAGCAGAACATTTTTagtgacattttaaatatataggcTAACAGAACGTTTTCAGTGACATTTTCAATATATAGACTAACAGAACGTTTTCAGTGACATTTTCAATATATAGACTAACAGAACGTTTACAGTGACATTTTCAATATATAGACTAACAGAACGTTTTCAGTGACATTTTCAATATATAGACTAACAGAACGTTTTCAGTGACATTTTCAATATATAGACTAACAGAACGTTTTCAGTGACATTTTCAATATATAGACTAACAGAACGTTTTCAGTGACATTTTCAATATATAGACTAACAGAACGTTTTCAGTgacattttcaatatatttggaaagtttgttttagaatatcattgtcagAATATGTAAGGCTTTTCTGGTCatctggtcatcctaatgtttgtcaggggcaggacgtagcccattggtaaagcgcccgcttgatgcacagttggtctgggatcgatccctgtcgaagggcccattgggctatttctcgttccagccagtgcaccacaactggtacatcaaaggccgtggtatgtactaccctgcctgtgggatggtgcatataaaagatcccttgctgctaattg harbors:
- the LOC121379383 gene encoding FAD-linked sulfhydryl oxidase ALR-like — protein: MSAPTKEHANHYSSSANEKVSVEKPCRSCTDFKTWMKLKGKSTEGKAIDEKHLSTCPLDKNELGRNTWSFLHTMAGYYPRTPSVQEKLNMTQFMQLFAQFYPCDYCAKDMRNDLKRSPPDVSSQDNFSQWLCRLHNTVNKKLGKSEFDCRQVNERWRDGWKDGSCG